A genome region from Halorussus pelagicus includes the following:
- the lysS gene encoding lysine--tRNA ligase, with product MSDESATDGDAVREMHADDDPYVLQGPQPHAFWAESVAEKILDRDPEEPIVIKGGISPSGVPHLGNMNEIVRGYFVAEALRSRGYEVRQVFTADDRDPLRKLPRKLADLDGNIVELGDVNAGALGRNLGKPYTEIPDPFECCDSYGEHFSNLIERSAELLGIPVEMVSNTELYEDGEFEDLTRYLLDNQEQAREVLSHYQDKVDEEYVPFNPICEECGKITETVTEANIDEGTVEYVCTDMEAGDQTIEGCGHEGTATFREGKLPWRFEWPGQWQVLGVDHEPFGKDHAEGSWPSGSDVARNVLDIEPPVPMAYEWFTLDGEAFSSSSGHVVMVQDVLEMIEPEVLRYFFTKDPSKARDFSVEHFDYLVDDFDAFERTYYGEDRDADAETTDADEKAADIAAAAYPPTIRPTLAARFDADGEPLSAPDAKSVPATDDDRRAQLDALADDEFGERVRLPYTFAAVLGMTDDPDLREEIARREGHVPDDAPEWVTEFALSRVVRAREWARRTQNEFDYELKRAEMPAVELDAETEAALDDLADFVADHDEPDEIQGEIYETAKRHDIDIGDFFSVGYRLFFDDEEGPKLGPFLAKLDEEFVLARLRRES from the coding sequence ATGAGCGACGAGTCAGCCACCGACGGGGACGCCGTACGCGAGATGCACGCCGACGACGACCCCTACGTCCTCCAAGGTCCCCAGCCACACGCCTTCTGGGCCGAGTCGGTCGCCGAAAAGATTCTCGACCGCGACCCAGAGGAACCCATCGTCATCAAGGGCGGCATCTCGCCCTCCGGGGTGCCCCACCTCGGAAACATGAACGAAATCGTCCGGGGTTACTTCGTCGCCGAGGCCCTCCGCAGTCGGGGCTACGAGGTCCGGCAGGTGTTCACCGCCGACGACCGCGACCCGCTCCGAAAGCTCCCTCGAAAGCTGGCCGACTTGGACGGCAACATCGTGGAGTTGGGCGACGTGAACGCCGGGGCGCTCGGGCGCAACCTCGGCAAGCCCTACACCGAGATTCCCGACCCCTTCGAGTGCTGTGACTCCTACGGCGAACACTTCTCGAACCTCATCGAGCGCAGCGCCGAACTGCTCGGCATCCCCGTCGAGATGGTCTCGAACACCGAACTCTACGAGGACGGCGAGTTCGAGGACCTGACCCGCTATCTCCTTGACAATCAGGAGCAAGCCCGCGAAGTCCTCTCGCACTATCAGGACAAGGTGGACGAGGAGTACGTTCCGTTCAACCCCATCTGCGAGGAGTGTGGCAAGATAACCGAGACCGTCACCGAGGCGAACATCGACGAGGGAACCGTCGAGTACGTCTGTACCGACATGGAGGCGGGCGACCAGACCATCGAGGGCTGTGGCCACGAGGGCACTGCGACGTTCCGCGAGGGGAAACTCCCGTGGCGCTTCGAGTGGCCCGGCCAGTGGCAGGTGCTGGGCGTGGACCACGAACCGTTCGGCAAGGACCACGCCGAAGGCTCGTGGCCCAGCGGGTCCGACGTGGCCCGAAACGTGCTGGACATCGAACCCCCGGTGCCGATGGCCTACGAGTGGTTCACCCTCGACGGCGAGGCGTTCTCCTCGTCGTCGGGCCACGTTGTCATGGTCCAAGACGTGCTGGAGATGATCGAACCCGAAGTTCTCCGGTACTTCTTCACGAAGGACCCGAGCAAGGCACGGGACTTCAGCGTCGAACACTTCGACTACCTCGTGGACGACTTCGACGCGTTCGAGCGTACCTACTACGGCGAGGACCGCGACGCGGACGCCGAGACGACCGACGCCGACGAGAAGGCCGCGGACATCGCGGCCGCCGCCTATCCGCCGACGATTCGGCCGACGCTCGCGGCCCGGTTCGACGCCGACGGCGAACCGCTCTCGGCCCCTGATGCCAAGAGCGTGCCCGCCACCGACGACGACCGGCGCGCGCAACTCGACGCGCTCGCGGACGACGAGTTCGGCGAGCGCGTCCGCCTGCCCTACACCTTCGCGGCGGTCCTCGGGATGACCGACGACCCCGACCTCCGGGAGGAAATCGCTCGGCGAGAGGGCCACGTTCCCGACGACGCGCCCGAGTGGGTCACGGAGTTCGCGCTCTCGCGGGTCGTCCGCGCCCGCGAGTGGGCGCGCAGAACCCAAAACGAGTTCGACTACGAACTCAAGCGCGCCGAGATGCCCGCCGTGGAGTTGGACGCCGAGACCGAGGCCGCGCTGGACGACCTCGCGGACTTCGTGGCGGACCACGACGAACCCGACGAGATTCAGGGCGAGATTTACGAGACGGCCAAGCGCCACGACATCGATATCGGCGACTTCTTTTCGGTCGGCTATCGCCTCTTCTTCGACGACGAGGAGGGACCGAAACTCGGCCCGTTCCTCGCCAAACTCGACGAGGAGTTCGTGCTGGCGCGCCTCCGACGCGAGTCGTAG
- the pyrH gene encoding UMP kinase, with product MKVVVSIGGSVLAPDLGSERVRAHADVIEDLAAEGCTVGTVVGGGGVAREYIASARELGANEIELDDIGIDVTRLNARLLIAALSEQAAPSPPEDYESAGAAMHRGDIAVMGGVTPGQTTDAVSAALAEYTNADLLVYATSVPGVFSDDPNETDDARKFDELTAGELVDVIAGLEMNAGSSAPVDLLAAKLIERSGVRTIVLDGTEPERIADAVRFGEHEGTDIVPEGADDQMTYWARDER from the coding sequence ATGAAAGTAGTCGTCTCCATCGGTGGGAGCGTACTCGCGCCGGACCTCGGTTCCGAACGAGTGCGCGCTCACGCCGACGTAATCGAGGACCTCGCCGCCGAAGGCTGTACCGTCGGAACCGTTGTCGGCGGTGGCGGCGTCGCCCGCGAGTACATCGCCAGTGCGCGCGAGTTGGGAGCCAACGAGATAGAACTCGACGACATCGGCATCGACGTGACGCGACTGAACGCGCGCCTGCTCATCGCGGCGCTCTCCGAACAGGCCGCGCCGAGTCCGCCCGAGGACTATGAGTCCGCGGGGGCCGCGATGCATCGGGGCGACATCGCCGTGATGGGTGGGGTCACGCCGGGCCAGACCACCGACGCCGTGAGCGCGGCGCTCGCGGAGTACACCAACGCCGACCTGCTCGTCTACGCGACCAGCGTTCCCGGCGTTTTCAGCGACGACCCCAACGAGACCGACGACGCCCGGAAGTTTGACGAACTCACTGCGGGCGAACTCGTGGATGTCATCGCGGGACTGGAGATGAACGCCGGAAGCTCCGCCCCGGTGGACCTGCTCGCGGCGAAACTCATCGAGCGGTCGGGCGTGCGCACCATCGTCCTCGACGGCACCGAACCCGAGCGCATCGCCGACGCGGTCCGGTTCGGCGAACACGAGGGCACCGACATCGTGCCCGAGGGCGCGGACGACCAGATGACCTACTGGGCCCGAGACGAGCGATGA
- a CDS encoding molybdopterin synthase: MHVLSVVGPEAAARAVADRLADGLGETDRVAEICRTETDAERRDDPADATYELDSEGWTAAGRDRSLSDLLADLAPDYDYALLVGFPEADVPRVVVESERSDDDAPGETIVRADATEEIDLAEVRAQLDDTEPYETLDSLVAEVKRSDDASYSGAIATFTGRVRAKESEDDDPTEYLEFEKYERVADERMAAISAELEEREGVLDVVMHHRTGLIEYGEDIVFVVVLAGHREEAFRTVEDGIDRLKDEVPIFKKEVTTDEQFWVHEQS; encoded by the coding sequence ATGCACGTACTGAGCGTCGTCGGTCCCGAGGCGGCCGCACGCGCCGTCGCAGACCGACTCGCGGACGGACTCGGCGAGACCGACCGGGTCGCGGAGATTTGCCGGACCGAAACCGACGCCGAGCGCCGCGACGACCCCGCGGACGCGACGTACGAACTCGACTCCGAGGGGTGGACGGCCGCCGGGCGTGACCGGTCGCTGTCGGACTTGCTCGCGGACCTCGCGCCCGACTACGACTACGCGCTCCTCGTCGGGTTCCCCGAGGCCGACGTGCCCCGAGTGGTGGTCGAAAGCGAGCGTAGCGACGACGATGCGCCGGGGGAGACCATCGTGCGCGCCGACGCGACAGAGGAAATCGACCTCGCCGAGGTCCGGGCGCAACTCGACGACACGGAACCCTACGAGACGCTCGACTCGCTGGTCGCCGAGGTCAAGCGGTCAGACGACGCGTCCTATTCGGGTGCCATCGCCACGTTTACAGGGCGAGTTCGGGCGAAAGAGAGCGAGGACGACGACCCGACCGAGTACCTCGAATTCGAGAAGTACGAGAGGGTAGCCGACGAGCGGATGGCCGCCATCAGCGCCGAACTGGAAGAGCGCGAGGGCGTCCTCGACGTGGTGATGCACCACCGCACCGGCCTCATCGAGTACGGGGAGGACATCGTGTTCGTCGTCGTGCTGGCGGGCCACCGCGAGGAGGCGTTTCGAACGGTCGAGGACGGCATCGACCGCCTCAAAGACGAAGTGCCGATATTCAAGAAGGAGGTCACGACCGACGAGCAGTTCTGGGTTCACGAGCAGTCCTGA
- a CDS encoding DUF7123 family protein: protein MTMSATTQPSDAPEPQSKEKRLKQFLRSKADDGEMYFKSKFIADEVGLSAKEIGALMVNLKDSATDLEIEKWSYTSATTWRVCSA from the coding sequence ATGACGATGAGCGCAACTACCCAGCCCTCCGACGCCCCGGAACCGCAGTCCAAGGAAAAGCGCCTCAAGCAGTTCCTCCGGAGCAAGGCCGACGACGGGGAGATGTACTTCAAGAGCAAGTTCATCGCGGACGAGGTCGGTCTCTCCGCGAAGGAAATCGGCGCGCTGATGGTCAACCTCAAGGACTCGGCGACCGACCTCGAAATCGAGAAGTGGTCGTACACGAGCGCGACCACATGGCGCGTCTGCTCGGCGTAA
- a CDS encoding PQQ-dependent sugar dehydrogenase → MKRRAYLRSLTAAAGTVGVGGCLRTSGSDPTTTTEEPQFRIETVTMKLEVPWGVGVAPDGDFFVTERPGRIQRVARDTDRKEQVADLTDTVAARGEGGLLGFALHPEDPDLAYTYQTYDGENGLANRVIRHRVSEEFARESVVLDGIPGASIHDGGRIAFGPEGNLFVTTGDASEGSLAQDRDSLAGKVLRLTPEGEPHPDNPFDNAVFTYGHRNPQGLAWRDGTLYATEHGPSTDDEINVLRARNNYGWPDAKGPSDDDEFTDPVASYTPTVAPGSATFYDGPVEDWRGDFFFGTLAGTHLRRVRIDDGGEVVEQERLLDGEYGRLRTVFTGPDDHLYVTTSNDDGRGTPAPQDDRVLRIQPV, encoded by the coding sequence ATGAAGCGGCGTGCGTACCTGCGGTCGCTGACGGCGGCGGCAGGCACGGTCGGGGTCGGTGGCTGTCTGCGAACCTCCGGGAGCGACCCGACCACCACCACCGAAGAGCCGCAGTTCCGCATCGAGACCGTGACGATGAAACTGGAGGTTCCGTGGGGTGTTGGCGTCGCGCCTGACGGCGACTTCTTCGTCACCGAGCGTCCCGGCCGCATCCAGCGCGTCGCCCGCGACACCGACCGCAAGGAACAGGTCGCCGACCTCACCGACACGGTGGCGGCCCGCGGCGAGGGCGGCCTGCTCGGGTTCGCGCTCCATCCTGAGGACCCGGACCTCGCGTACACCTATCAGACCTACGACGGCGAGAACGGTCTCGCCAACCGCGTCATTCGCCATCGCGTCTCCGAGGAGTTCGCCCGCGAGTCGGTCGTCCTCGACGGGATTCCGGGTGCCTCCATCCACGACGGCGGCCGCATCGCGTTCGGTCCCGAAGGGAACCTCTTCGTCACGACGGGCGACGCCAGCGAGGGGTCGCTCGCACAGGACCGCGACTCACTTGCCGGGAAGGTACTCAGGCTGACGCCCGAGGGCGAACCTCATCCGGACAACCCCTTCGACAACGCCGTCTTCACCTACGGCCACCGAAACCCGCAGGGGCTGGCGTGGCGCGACGGAACCCTCTACGCCACGGAACACGGGCCGTCCACCGACGACGAAATAAACGTCCTCCGCGCGCGGAACAACTACGGCTGGCCGGACGCGAAGGGACCGAGCGACGACGACGAGTTCACCGACCCCGTCGCGTCCTACACGCCGACCGTCGCGCCCGGAAGCGCAACCTTCTACGACGGTCCGGTCGAGGACTGGCGGGGAGACTTCTTCTTTGGCACGCTCGCGGGAACGCACCTCCGGCGTGTGCGAATCGACGACGGCGGGGAAGTCGTCGAACAGGAACGACTGCTCGATGGAGAGTACGGCCGTCTTCGGACCGTATTCACTGGACCGGACGACCACCTCTACGTCACGACCAGTAACGACGACGGTCGGGGGACGCCCGCACCCCAAGACGACCGCGTACTCCGAATTCAGCCGGTCTGA
- a CDS encoding aryl-sulfate sulfotransferase, with protein MKRRRRMRYLAWVALLLGLALGAQGLAANQGVSATSAADGPYEGHTLISVQSYGLDGKLLEVNEDNEVVWKYDPPNSRVFDGEQLDNGNFLVGVTTKLSPEDCPDDQLVVASDQCIESKVLELDYETKEVVWEHSWYDEYITHHEVHDVDRLDNGNTAIVDMGNDRAFTVNQSGGIVWEWQAENHLSEGTKFHEEYGGPDDPGGEADWTHMNDIDKLDNGNFQLSVRNFDVVIEVDPETKNITNVVGEPGETDTLDHQHNPYKLRNGTVLVADSGNDRVVELNATTDEVLWQYGGRGLLHWPRDADRLPNGNTLIVDTFNNRVVEINERSEVVWTYEGVQMPYTADRLSVPEEDHETVPGTELGSRHSDVNSVESSLKQVEAYAAFVFPAWMKLPELLTLAGLAVCVLLFVLEVGTAIVRDV; from the coding sequence ATGAAGCGACGTCGTCGGATGCGCTATCTCGCGTGGGTCGCACTTCTGCTAGGACTGGCGCTCGGCGCGCAGGGGTTGGCCGCGAATCAGGGCGTGTCGGCGACCTCGGCGGCCGACGGGCCGTACGAAGGCCACACGCTCATCAGCGTCCAGAGCTACGGTCTCGACGGTAAACTACTCGAAGTGAACGAGGACAACGAGGTCGTCTGGAAGTACGACCCGCCGAACTCGCGGGTGTTCGACGGTGAACAGTTGGACAACGGCAACTTCCTGGTGGGCGTGACGACCAAGCTTTCGCCCGAGGACTGCCCGGACGACCAACTCGTCGTCGCGTCCGACCAGTGCATCGAGTCGAAGGTCCTCGAACTCGACTACGAGACCAAAGAAGTCGTTTGGGAACACTCGTGGTACGACGAGTACATCACCCACCACGAGGTCCACGACGTGGACCGACTCGACAACGGTAACACCGCCATCGTGGATATGGGCAACGACCGGGCGTTCACGGTGAACCAGTCCGGCGGAATCGTCTGGGAGTGGCAGGCCGAAAACCACCTCTCGGAGGGCACCAAGTTTCACGAGGAGTACGGCGGTCCCGACGACCCCGGCGGCGAGGCCGACTGGACCCACATGAACGACATCGACAAGTTGGACAACGGCAACTTCCAGCTCTCGGTCCGGAACTTCGACGTAGTAATCGAGGTTGACCCTGAGACGAAGAATATCACGAACGTCGTCGGCGAACCCGGCGAAACGGACACTCTCGACCACCAGCACAACCCCTATAAGCTACGAAACGGAACGGTGCTGGTCGCCGACAGCGGAAACGACCGCGTGGTCGAACTGAACGCGACGACCGACGAAGTCCTTTGGCAGTACGGCGGCCGAGGCCTGCTCCACTGGCCCCGCGACGCCGACCGTCTCCCGAACGGCAACACGCTCATCGTGGACACCTTCAACAACCGCGTCGTGGAAATAAACGAACGCAGCGAGGTCGTCTGGACGTACGAAGGCGTCCAGATGCCCTACACCGCCGACCGACTCTCGGTGCCCGAAGAGGACCACGAGACGGTCCCCGGAACCGAACTCGGCAGTCGCCACAGCGATGTCAACTCGGTCGAAAGCTCGCTCAAGCAGGTGGAGGCCTACGCCGCGTTCGTCTTCCCGGCGTGGATGAAGCTCCCCGAACTCCTGACGCTCGCGGGACTGGCGGTCTGTGTGCTGCTGTTCGTGCTCGAAGTGGGCACTGCTATCGTCCGTGACGTGTAG
- a CDS encoding DUF7577 domain-containing protein, whose product MGVWGWVVLYVLLFSLVQLLIYRYLRSDEDAPLFRSTPTNRESISIEDVRDFEDRQRSDDPSVVVCPRCGAENDTGYTYCRNCVSPMAAP is encoded by the coding sequence ATGGGCGTTTGGGGTTGGGTCGTCCTCTACGTACTCCTCTTCTCGCTCGTCCAGTTGCTCATCTACCGATATCTTCGCAGCGACGAGGACGCACCGCTGTTTCGCTCGACGCCGACGAACCGCGAGTCGATATCCATCGAGGATGTCCGGGACTTCGAGGACCGACAGCGAAGCGACGACCCCTCGGTCGTCGTCTGCCCGCGGTGCGGCGCGGAGAACGACACCGGCTACACCTACTGCCGGAACTGCGTGAGTCCGATGGCGGCGCCGTAA
- a CDS encoding Nmad3 family putative nucleotide modification protein, translating to MPRAVAINVGANTNAPGVRGPIYPDGRFEFVPIPEDAPTDRAVPTYAELTLDTELPEGTADTPVHLDPEFAEYPECETYTYGDPHGVKARPLLDLREGDYALFYATLTTRDEPEKEWISPDWGAYLVGQFRLARDPLSGEEYADLPAAERRRFRNNAHVKREEFDAAVLLAGDDEDSGLYETAVPLSSPEQGSEANRIVTDLSSDSGKGPWWRRPMAFGEDETAELLGRNDSPSLRS from the coding sequence ATGCCACGCGCCGTCGCCATCAACGTCGGAGCCAACACGAACGCGCCGGGCGTCCGCGGACCCATCTACCCCGACGGCCGCTTCGAGTTCGTTCCGATTCCCGAGGACGCACCGACCGACCGCGCTGTCCCGACGTACGCCGAACTCACCCTCGACACTGAACTGCCCGAGGGGACCGCCGACACACCGGTCCACCTCGACCCGGAGTTCGCCGAGTACCCCGAGTGCGAGACCTACACCTACGGCGACCCCCACGGCGTGAAAGCCCGACCGCTCCTCGATTTGCGAGAAGGCGACTACGCGCTGTTCTACGCGACGCTGACGACCCGCGACGAACCTGAAAAGGAGTGGATTTCGCCCGACTGGGGCGCGTACCTCGTCGGGCAGTTCCGACTCGCGCGCGACCCGCTTTCCGGCGAGGAGTACGCTGACCTCCCCGCCGCGGAACGCCGACGCTTCCGGAACAACGCCCACGTCAAGCGCGAGGAGTTCGACGCCGCGGTCCTACTGGCGGGCGACGACGAGGACTCCGGTCTCTACGAGACGGCGGTCCCGCTGAGTTCGCCCGAGCAGGGTTCCGAGGCGAACCGCATCGTCACCGACCTATCGAGCGACTCCGGGAAGGGTCCGTGGTGGCGTCGCCCGATGGCGTTCGGCGAGGACGAGACTGCCGAACTGTTGGGACGAAACGATTCTCCGAGTTTGCGCTCGTGA
- a CDS encoding NAD+ synthase has protein sequence MLDLRLSESELEARRDHLVQFIRDTADAAGTDRAVLGLSGGIDSTLTAHLAVEALGEDNLHGLVMPGEVSSEDNMSDAEWVAQELEITYDIFEINPIVDQFLDTYSEAEGDQLAVGNARARTRAVLNYLVANHENALVLGTGNRSEALVGYFTKYGDGAVDCHPIGNLYKQQVRQLAAHVGVPDELVEKPPTAGLWADQTDEEELGIDYDSLDAILALHVDGPLSVAATATELDDVTEEQVRTVGEMYERSEHKRRVPPSPDPLD, from the coding sequence ATGCTCGACCTGCGACTCTCGGAGTCGGAACTCGAAGCGCGCCGGGACCACCTCGTCCAGTTCATCCGCGACACGGCCGACGCCGCGGGCACCGACCGAGCGGTCCTCGGTCTCTCGGGGGGCATCGATAGCACGCTCACGGCCCATCTCGCTGTCGAGGCGCTCGGCGAGGACAATCTCCACGGTCTCGTGATGCCGGGCGAGGTCAGCAGCGAGGACAACATGAGCGACGCCGAGTGGGTCGCACAGGAGTTAGAAATCACCTACGACATCTTCGAGATAAACCCCATCGTGGACCAGTTTCTCGACACCTACTCGGAGGCGGAAGGCGACCAGTTGGCGGTCGGCAACGCCCGCGCCCGAACGCGGGCCGTCCTGAACTACCTCGTCGCCAACCACGAGAACGCGCTGGTACTTGGCACCGGCAACCGGAGCGAGGCGCTGGTGGGCTACTTCACGAAGTACGGCGACGGCGCGGTGGACTGCCACCCAATCGGGAACCTCTACAAACAGCAGGTCCGGCAACTCGCCGCGCACGTCGGTGTCCCCGACGAACTGGTCGAGAAACCACCGACAGCCGGTCTCTGGGCGGACCAGACCGACGAAGAGGAGTTGGGCATCGACTACGATAGCCTCGACGCCATCCTCGCGCTCCACGTTGACGGCCCGCTCTCTGTCGCGGCGACCGCCACCGAACTCGACGACGTGACCGAAGAACAGGTCCGAACAGTCGGAGAGATGTACGAACGGAGCGAGCACAAGCGTCGCGTGCCGCCGTCGCCCGACCCGCTCGACTGA
- a CDS encoding site-2 protease family protein — MGSTDPPEDGPSLERLSAVFRVYEAHRDGDRLVYYGEPLVSQERLLEATWPLFREHGYEVQLTTETGEYVLVAEPTDNSIDGIPWTNVALFVLTVVSTLWAGRAWYHIDPQTLSQNPLAILQAWPFMAAVLGVLATHELGHYVMTRYHGVDASLPYFIPMPSLIGTMGAVIRMKGQMPDREALFDIGVAGPLAGLVATIAVTAIGLSLPPETVPQSVMANPNMIEIEFGYPPLLELIAAILGEPTSYGPGQSVNPVVIGGWVGMFVTFLNLIPVGQLDGGHIVRAIVGEQQERVAALVPVALFGLAAYVFYIEEVSNASVLWVFWGLLATYVAYVGPANPIDEEGLDAKRKVIGVLTFVLGILCFTPVPIEIIT; from the coding sequence ATGGGTTCGACCGACCCGCCCGAAGACGGTCCATCGCTGGAGCGCCTCAGCGCCGTATTTCGCGTCTACGAAGCCCACCGCGACGGCGACCGACTCGTGTACTACGGCGAACCGCTGGTCTCCCAAGAGCGCCTGCTCGAAGCGACGTGGCCGCTCTTCCGCGAACACGGCTACGAAGTGCAACTGACCACCGAAACCGGCGAGTACGTCCTCGTCGCCGAACCCACCGACAACAGCATCGACGGGATTCCGTGGACCAACGTCGCCCTGTTCGTGCTGACGGTCGTCTCGACGCTGTGGGCCGGGCGAGCGTGGTACCACATCGACCCGCAGACGCTCTCCCAGAATCCGCTGGCAATTCTGCAGGCATGGCCGTTCATGGCGGCGGTTCTCGGCGTCCTGGCCACACACGAACTCGGCCACTACGTCATGACGCGCTATCACGGCGTGGACGCGAGTCTTCCCTACTTCATCCCCATGCCGAGTCTCATCGGGACGATGGGCGCGGTTATCCGGATGAAAGGCCAGATGCCCGACCGGGAAGCGCTATTCGACATCGGCGTCGCCGGACCGCTGGCAGGCTTGGTGGCCACCATCGCCGTGACCGCCATCGGTCTCTCGCTCCCGCCCGAAACGGTTCCCCAGAGCGTGATGGCCAACCCGAACATGATCGAAATCGAGTTCGGCTATCCGCCGCTGCTCGAACTCATCGCCGCGATTCTGGGCGAACCGACGAGTTACGGGCCGGGCCAGTCGGTCAACCCGGTCGTCATCGGCGGGTGGGTCGGGATGTTCGTCACGTTCCTCAACCTCATCCCGGTTGGTCAACTCGACGGCGGCCACATCGTCCGGGCAATCGTGGGCGAACAACAGGAGCGAGTCGCCGCGCTCGTCCCGGTCGCGCTCTTCGGACTCGCGGCCTACGTCTTCTACATTGAGGAGGTCAGCAACGCCTCGGTGCTGTGGGTGTTCTGGGGCCTGCTGGCGACTTACGTCGCCTACGTCGGCCCGGCCAACCCCATCGACGAGGAGGGACTGGACGCCAAGCGGAAGGTCATCGGCGTCCTGACGTTCGTGCTGGGAATTCTCTGTTTCACGCCGGTTCCCATCGAGATAATTACGTGA
- the thiL gene encoding thiamine-phosphate kinase → MDERAALSFLGDRLSHAGDDAAVVDGQVLTTDMLHETTDFPAGTTRYTAGWRSVGASLSDVAAMGAEATAAVAVYAAPEFAEGDLGEFVAGASDVCEAVGAEYVGGDLDESREFTAATTALGRTDNPVGRSGASPGEIVCVTGTLGRTGAALRLFADGEMDRANDLFRFEPRVGAGRAIAADATAMMDSSDGLARSLHQLAEASNCGFAVEFDALPVDEAVREVADDEGEVRERSVFFGEDFELVFTVPERELSAIRSESPTPISTIGEVTESGVEMDGERLADRGYTHGGE, encoded by the coding sequence ATGGACGAGCGGGCCGCACTGTCGTTTCTCGGCGATAGACTCTCTCACGCAGGCGACGACGCCGCCGTCGTGGACGGACAGGTCCTCACCACCGACATGCTCCACGAGACGACCGACTTCCCGGCCGGGACCACCCGGTACACCGCTGGCTGGCGGTCAGTCGGCGCGTCGCTCTCGGACGTGGCCGCGATGGGTGCCGAGGCTACCGCCGCCGTCGCGGTCTACGCCGCCCCGGAGTTCGCCGAGGGCGACCTCGGAGAGTTCGTCGCGGGCGCGAGCGACGTGTGCGAGGCGGTCGGCGCGGAGTACGTCGGCGGCGACTTGGACGAGAGTCGGGAGTTCACCGCCGCGACGACGGCGCTTGGCCGGACCGACAACCCGGTGGGTCGCTCGGGCGCGAGTCCGGGCGAAATCGTCTGCGTCACGGGGACGCTCGGGCGCACCGGCGCGGCGCTCCGACTGTTCGCGGACGGAGAAATGGACCGCGCCAACGACCTGTTTCGCTTCGAGCCACGAGTCGGGGCGGGCCGCGCGATCGCCGCCGACGCCACCGCGATGATGGACTCCAGCGACGGTCTCGCGCGGTCGCTCCACCAACTCGCCGAGGCGAGCAACTGCGGGTTCGCCGTCGAGTTCGACGCGCTCCCGGTGGACGAGGCGGTCCGCGAGGTGGCCGACGATGAGGGCGAGGTTCGGGAACGGTCGGTCTTCTTCGGCGAGGATTTCGAGTTAGTGTTCACCGTGCCCGAGCGCGAGCTGTCGGCGATTCGTTCCGAATCGCCGACGCCGATTTCGACGATTGGAGAAGTGACGGAATCGGGCGTCGAGATGGACGGCGAGCGGTTGGCCGACCGCGGGTACACCCACGGCGGCGAGTAG